Part of the Diprion similis isolate iyDipSimi1 chromosome 10, iyDipSimi1.1, whole genome shotgun sequence genome, TACAAATAATCCTAACTACCGATTAAATCGGCGCAATAGTGCATGTCCGTAATCCTATGTAACTAAGCAGTAACTTGAAGTTACaggattaatattttttttttcacttttttttacaacaatttaAGTACAATTTTGccattaatatttaattgccACTTTGTAGGCACATACACGATTTCTTTCAACTACAACTGAACTCGCAACATAATtacctctctctccctttcaaTAAGCAGCGCGTAAGCAAATATTCAagcaaaattctttttctttttttttttttcaatttactaaGGAGTCTATTGCAGGGAGGTAAGCATACAACAGCGACAAAAGAATAGTATACGTATTTACACATTTTATTAAACGTGCGACTTAGCtataaaacaaattcattgGTGCAACTgaatgtataataacaataacgaataTTAAGAATTATAGACCAATTACAGTGATAGTGGAGACGAGGTATGATAGAATTTAAATGTAGCAGAATccagagagaggaaaaatctAGAATTGTCAGGTAGATTCAGTACAATACACTgctgtaatttataaaaaaaatcctcggtTCTTCAAAATCTTAATAGTTCCCGCATttgttatgtacatacatataatttggGATGTAAAATTATGACATGAGTAACAAATGTTTTAATGTTCAGTCCTCAGCCCtccaatgataataattaatcaaggATTCTACCTCTGACAAGGATTCTAGCGACTCATTCCTATAAGTAGAGTGAAtcgtattaaattattttagcCAACATAACTTGTGAGATAGTTGGAATTGTATATAAAACGATTGTAGCAATGTTATTTACgataattaacaaaattatcaTACACTAGTACTACAAATATCCCTCCCCCCTGGCCCCCTgccgaagataaaaaaaaaaacaaacaaattgttCATGAGCCCCAATTgtttattgtatataatatagtcACGTTTTGTATGACAATTTCTATCTAATATGTACAAAGTAATGGAGTTCATTTTCAATCGAAACGAAGAAGGGAAAAACGAGTCAAGTATCAAATCAACGGAGCTGGGATATAATGTTGTGGATGGTTGTGAGAGTAGTCAGATATTATAGAAACAAGCACCCTTCACCCGCACTTTCCATTCCACTCTTTTTCGCagacaataatatttttttctcttctcttctaaATGTTTCACCATTTTGATTCCCTTACTGGATGTGGTAACTTACAGCGAGTTAAATCGACGATTCCTTTGCGAATTTAATCATCACCAAAGTCGATAGTTAAACTACTATACTTTGCAGTGATTTAACTGTGTGTACCTGCACGTGTTATCATTAATCATGGCAATAATACACATAATTTCGATGGTCAAACCGTATACGAAAGTAATCAATgtcaaaaaatcataaaaacaaatttatgtatttttttcgcaattttgttCTGTATAGTCAATAATAAATAGTTACTGCAACTCATGAAGTGGATATTTAATAACTTCATCGTAATAAATTCTACTacgttattttgatttttgatgtttcatcTCACAAACACATGCTTGCCTAGCAAAACATAATTACGTTTTGTATTGctttcagaaaattcataaggGAATAAATATGGTATCACAGTAATAAtactaatgataataataataattttacacgttattattaatatagtGGTATCTTATATTGATCTTTATAGTACATACACAGCGGTTCTTCTTGCGTACACGTGGAGAGTTAGAGCGACCAATGctgtaaaaattcttgaaatcttttttacaaatattattttggATCTTCCTTCTCCGCAGGCTTTGTTGTCAGATTCACTTGTATCACATTTCgcagatttttcttcttattattatcatttgttttttgttgctttttcttcatttcattgTTTTATAACCAACGATCAGGTATAATTtgagaatataaatttcttatatgtatatctatataccatGAGCCTTTTGTTACACTCGTCCAGTTCAATTTGATTGTTAGGTGATCGTGGCGGTGAGACGGTGTGGGGAGGGGTTCTTCAGTCTGATCAGACTTGTATGATTAGGCAGACATATGTACAATTGGTTTTTCTATAGTGTCTTGTCACTGCCATGCCAGCGGTGGAAAATTGTTCACCTCCGTTTGTTCCAATACGGGCCCCGACTCTCCCGTATATGAAATACGCAATCGCATCCTTAGCGATGCCTGTAGTTTGACAGAgtcgaagagaaaaatgttcaatAGAAAGTTCTAGTATGGATTAAAATCATAAAACGAGTCACTCAAAAAGCACAGTTTCCTCTGTCACGCACCAAAATACACGGAAATGGATTTCAGACGTGATTTTCATTTACGTAACAGTTAAGTAATGACCAgagttgaattattttaactGGAACAGCAATGCATCTTGGAAAAATAGGCTACTTTTTATGAGACTCGGTTGATGCAATAAATTTCTCTGAATGACACTGTAGACTTACTTTATTGATGTTTGTTACTTTCATAACTTGAGTTACTTGACCCGATGGAGGTATGACGGTGCCTGAAGGTGACAGCATTTGTAATTGGAATGTCTAAAAAAGTTGTAAGGAATTGATTCACcatttcttttaaaatttaaataaggTTTACAATGAATTCATACCTTGGGGACTGCGGCTTGGAATAAGAATTCCGTGAGTTGCGTGGAGCTAACATTTTGAGCCAACATGTTGATTACCAACAAGTCTGGAGTCTCTGATGGCCGTTCTAATTTGAATACGATTTTAAGGCCTAATTTATCGAAGGCAACCAGACTTGGTATTTCTGaagggaaaaatgaaaagaattacTTAGCTTCCACCGATCAGAAAAAGTCTTAACTTCGAGAAATATACTCGTGTTTTAAGTTACAAACCATTTTGAACCGGGGACGAGTTAAGAAGGCCATCGACAAGGAAATTGGACGTGTTGGTTGGGCTAAAGATTTGTGGAGTCGGTTGGACTTGTGGAAAAGAAGGCGGAGCTGAAACAGGTGAGCTCAGATCTAACCCTCCGAGTAGATCGAGAAGGTCATTGTTATTAATGACTGGAGCCGCTGTAACTGGAGTATTGTTAACTACCGCAGTTGGGACTTCAGTATCTAAGTCCGAACTTCCAAGCAAATCCAGCAGAGCACTCTGTAAAAGAAATGCAAAATGAATACATACTTGCAATCTTCATCCTAAATAAGGTTCAGTCGATGTGTACGGGAGGAGTAATCCAACTTACCGAGTCTGATGGAGCAGCGACAGGTAGTTGTTCCAAAATCGACGTTTTATCTTCCTCAATTTCAGACTCTCCGTTAACTAATCCAATGATTCCATTTGCCTGTGGTTTGGCAGTCTCCATAGGAGGCATTCTTTCCAGTAATGCAGTCCTCAAGTGTTCATATTTCCTAAATAACTGCGAGAATTCAACTCCGCGTTGCTGAAGCTCAATGTGTAAATTGCTCCCGAACGTATCAATaatttgtcgaatttttctgtaaaatgAAAGTGGCGTACTGCATCGTGTTACTTTGGTAGTAAAATGAAAACCATAACTGGGACATGCATAACAATGAaactagataaaaaaaaaaagaaacgagtcTAGTTCTCCGTATCAGCGGGAAATTAATCTATTCCAAAGTATTAAAAATCGTGTATCTGAGAGTAAATTTCATCGTGCTTTGAATACTTTTGAAGTGTCTAAATATACAAGAATAAGCAACTATACTTACTCGTTGCCTTGTTGGAAACGAGTGCTGAGTTTCGTCAGTGACAGTAAAGTGTACTGTTTAGTGACAACAGTATTTTGTGGGCTCCACAGTAACCTTTGATAGACATCGATGACTTCATCTTCAGTTAGCTGGCAAATACGTAGACAAGTACAAGGGTTAGCTATAAATGCCACGCCTTCCAGGTCAAATCAATAAGTATAACGATTGACCTGACGCTAATTTCCTCTAAATTCAACTCACATTTACAGGTGCCTCGACGTCTTCACTTGGCGGACCGTAAAGTAATAAATCACCGTACTCCCCGATGCACCAAGTCGCTACTTGAGCCAACGGCTGCTTATCGGCGGTGTCTCTTTCCAAAGCGCGCCAAAGCGCGCAAACCGCATACCCTTGTTGTGCTTGCGCCTCCGATATCAACTGAATTGTACAAGCGACGACGTCGTCTCTCACATAATTGCCGGCCTGAGAACAAAAGGGTTCTGTTATCAAGCATCGATAGTTTAGTAAAAAAACAGTTCTGTCGAGTTGAAAAGCTTGCAAATTTAGTGGTAACTCAACATCCACTCGTGTctttgaaacactattcactCACCGCGACTAATACTTTGAAGAGCGTTTCAAGGTGCCAACGTTTGTTAGGAGCAAATCTTTCCGCCGACATGACGATATTGCTACTACACTGAGCTTTAAATTCGGGATCAGCTCGTTCTAGAAAGAGCAATAATTCTTTCATCATCGTTCTGATGTTGTTTGAGTTCACTAGAGCAAAGCTAAGCTCCATTGCACGCCGCCTTATCGAAACATCGGGATCCTTTAGGCACTCCTGGAATAGACGTTTATTTAATGTTATAATGAAAAACATATGTCGAGTGGATATTTAGGACAAAGTAATGAAAGACGACATACCAAAATTGTAGAACGGTGTCTCTGTACCGCACTCGTATCAACATACACAGTCTTCAGAAGGGTGTTTAACGCGACATAacgtatatttttatcgttattcaataaaaatctaCCGAGAATATTGACGGCTAATACTCTCAAACCGCTCTCTGATTTTATATCCATAATAGACAGCACGGTTTCGTACAATATCGTATTTCCAACGTTCTTGCTGGTTTCCGTGTTTGTTGCCACTTGCGCCAGGATATCATTCATAGCTTCCGATGCGTCGACATCGTTTCTTCCCAAAATTCGTAAGAGTCGCAGAATTTTCACTTGAAGGAACGGATCTGATACTCCAGATACATCGTGCTCCGGAGAATATCCAGCGAGTATTAAATTCTTTAAAATCCGTACGAGATTGGGAACAATCTGGAattaatagatttttttcctcataatttgtatacataaatGTGTTTGAAacagtaatatatataatgtaaaacactatttttcaacatcattCCCGACAAGTATGACATATATTTTACGTATCTAAAAAGTAaacagaaatagaaataatagaTAATTGAAGCAGATGATCTTTGCTTTAGTAGATTAAATCTAaatttataaaagaattttgcTATAATTGATTGAACGGAACGCTCTTATTCAATCAAGGTATGCAAAGTTCATTCGCAGTCCAATATCACCTAGTAATGTTTTATTATTCGATTGCTTATGGTagcattttgcaacggatagGAAAACATATAACAGGAAGTTTTAACAGTGTTCAAATCCCCAATAGCAGGAAGTTATGGAGAGTCTGCTGTGATTAGATCACATTGAATTGTCGGTTGCGGATTAAAATGCGAAGCAACTTCCTCATGACGATTAAGTATTAATCATTGGTATCCACTATTTGTATTaccagaatgaaaataattcttacaGCAAAGTACGAACTTTGGTTCAGGACCGTAGTGAGATAacataaaattcaaaccatGTATGAGGATAAACCAAGAGAGAAACTGTGCCATGCCCAACATGCACTAACACagtatatttcaaaataatttaccTCTCGATGGCCGCATTCCTAGATAGGACAAAACTTAATTTAAGGATCATTGAAGTAGTGAAACTAGGCAGTTATTGATTACCTTACTCACAGCTGACGATAATGATAGACCATACAACATTCAATGCATGCTTGATTGGCTCAGATCACTTTAGAAATCAGGAATTACGAAAGAATGACCTCGGACAGAAATCGtgtattttcaatgaaaaaatattttgtaggg contains:
- the LOC124411242 gene encoding AP-1 complex subunit gamma-1 isoform X9, which produces MNASEHGFNPAFNMASIKQAINEAVERVRMPAPTRLRDLIRQIRAARTAAEERTVVNKECAYIRSTFREEDSVWRCRNIAKLLYIHMLGYPAHFGQLECLKLIASPRFTDKRIGYLGAMLLLDERQDVHLLITNCLKNDLNSSTQFVIGLALCTLGAIASPEMARDLAAEVERLMKSPNAYIRKKAALCAFRIIRRVPELMEMFLPATRSLLTEKNHGVLITGVTLITEMCENSIDTLNHFKKECGHREIVPNLVRILKNLILAGYSPEHDVSGVSDPFLQVKILRLLRILGRNDVDASEAMNDILAQVATNTETSKNVGNTILYETVLSIMDIKSESGLRVLAVNILGRFLLNNDKNIRYVALNTLLKTVYVDTSAVQRHRSTILECLKDPDVSIRRRAMELSFALVNSNNIRTMMKELLLFLERADPEFKAQCSSNIVMSAERFAPNKRWHLETLFKVLVAAGNYVRDDVVACTIQLISEAQAQQGYAVCALWRALERDTADKQPLAQVATWCIGEYGDLLLYGPPSEDVEAPVNLTEDEVIDVYQRLLWSPQNTVVTKQYTLLSLTKLSTRFQQGNDTPLSFYRKIRQIIDTFGSNLHIELQQRGVEFSQLFRKYEHLRTALLERMPPMETAKPQANGIIGLVNGESEIEEDKTSILEQLPVAAPSDSSALLDLLGSSDLDTEVPTAVVNNTPVTAAPVINNNDLLDLLGGLDLSSPVSAPPSFPQVQPTPQIFSPTNTSNFLVDGLLNSSPVQNEIPSLVAFDKLGLKIVFKLERPSETPDLLVINMLAQNVSSTQLTEFLFQAAVPKTFQLQMLSPSGTVIPPSGQVTQVMKVTNINKASLRMRLRISYTGESGPVLEQTEVNNFPPLAWQ
- the LOC124411242 gene encoding AP-1 complex subunit gamma-1 isoform X2 — translated: MWPYYETEDWSVLPPELNRRFNPAFNMASIKQAINEAVERVRMPAPTRLRDLIRQIRAARTAAEERTVVNKECAYIRSTFREEDSVWRCRNIAKLLYIHMLGYPAHFGQLECLKLIASPRFTDKRIGYLGAMLLLDERQDVHLLITNCLKNDLNSSTQFVIGLALCTLGAIASPEMARDLAAEVERLMKSPNAYIRKKAALCAFRIIRRVPELMEMFLPATRSLLTEKNHGVLITGVTLITEMCENSIDTLNHFKKECGHREIVPNLVRILKNLILAGYSPEHDVSGVSDPFLQVKILRLLRILGRNDVDASEAMNDILAQVATNTETSKNVGNTILYETVLSIMDIKSESGLRVLAVNILGRFLLNNDKNIRYVALNTLLKTVYVDTSAVQRHRSTILECLKDPDVSIRRRAMELSFALVNSNNIRTMMKELLLFLERADPEFKAQCSSNIVMSAERFAPNKRWHLETLFKVLVAAGNYVRDDVVACTIQLISEAQAQQGYAVCALWRALERDTADKQPLAQVATWCIGEYGDLLLYGPPSEDVEAPVNLTEDEVIDVYQRLLWSPQNTVVTKQYTLLSLTKLSTRFQQGNDTPLSFYRKIRQIIDTFGSNLHIELQQRGVEFSQLFRKYEHLRTALLERMPPMETAKPQANGIIGLVNGESEIEEDKTSILEQLPVAAPSDSSALLDLLGSSDLDTEVPTAVVNNTPVTAAPVINNNDLLDLLGGLDLSSPVSAPPSFPQVQPTPQIFSPTNTSNFLVDGLLNSSPVQNEIPSLVAFDKLGLKIVFKLERPSETPDLLVINMLAQNVSSTQLTEFLFQAAVPKTFQLQMLSPSGTVIPPSGQVTQVMKVTNINKASLRMRLRISYTGESGPVLEQTEVNNFPPLAWQ
- the LOC124411242 gene encoding AP-1 complex subunit gamma-1 isoform X8, translated to MNASEHGFNPAFNMASIKQAINEAVERVSTVRMPAPTRLRDLIRQIRAARTAAEERTVVNKECAYIRSTFREEDSVWRCRNIAKLLYIHMLGYPAHFGQLECLKLIASPRFTDKRIGYLGAMLLLDERQDVHLLITNCLKNDLNSSTQFVIGLALCTLGAIASPEMARDLAAEVERLMKSPNAYIRKKAALCAFRIIRRVPELMEMFLPATRSLLTEKNHGVLITGVTLITEMCENSIDTLNHFKKECGHREIVPNLVRILKNLILAGYSPEHDVSGVSDPFLQVKILRLLRILGRNDVDASEAMNDILAQVATNTETSKNVGNTILYETVLSIMDIKSESGLRVLAVNILGRFLLNNDKNIRYVALNTLLKTVYVDTSAVQRHRSTILECLKDPDVSIRRRAMELSFALVNSNNIRTMMKELLLFLERADPEFKAQCSSNIVMSAERFAPNKRWHLETLFKVLVAAGNYVRDDVVACTIQLISEAQAQQGYAVCALWRALERDTADKQPLAQVATWCIGEYGDLLLYGPPSEDVEAPVNLTEDEVIDVYQRLLWSPQNTVVTKQYTLLSLTKLSTRFQQGNDTPLSFYRKIRQIIDTFGSNLHIELQQRGVEFSQLFRKYEHLRTALLERMPPMETAKPQANGIIGLVNGESEIEEDKTSILEQLPVAAPSDSSALLDLLGSSDLDTEVPTAVVNNTPVTAAPVINNNDLLDLLGGLDLSSPVSAPPSFPQVQPTPQIFSPTNTSNFLVDGLLNSSPVQNEIPSLVAFDKLGLKIVFKLERPSETPDLLVINMLAQNVSSTQLTEFLFQAAVPKTFQLQMLSPSGTVIPPSGQVTQVMKVTNINKASLRMRLRISYTGESGPVLEQTEVNNFPPLAWQ
- the LOC124411242 gene encoding AP-1 complex subunit gamma-1 isoform X3, with product MWPYYETEDWSVLPPELNRRFNPAFNMASIKQAINEAVERVSTVRMPAPTRLRDLIRQIRAARTAAEERTVVNKECAYIRSTFREEDSVWRCRNIAKLLYIHMLGYPAHFGQLECLKLIASPRFTDKRIGYLGAMLLLDERQDVHLLITNCLKNDLNSSTQFVIGLALCTLGAIASPEMARDLAAEVERLMKSPNAYIRKKAALCAFRIIRRVPELMEMFLPATRSLLTEKNHGVLITGVTLITEMCENSIDTLNHFKKIVPNLVRILKNLILAGYSPEHDVSGVSDPFLQVKILRLLRILGRNDVDASEAMNDILAQVATNTETSKNVGNTILYETVLSIMDIKSESGLRVLAVNILGRFLLNNDKNIRYVALNTLLKTVYVDTSAVQRHRSTILECLKDPDVSIRRRAMELSFALVNSNNIRTMMKELLLFLERADPEFKAQCSSNIVMSAERFAPNKRWHLETLFKVLVAAGNYVRDDVVACTIQLISEAQAQQGYAVCALWRALERDTADKQPLAQVATWCIGEYGDLLLYGPPSEDVEAPVNLTEDEVIDVYQRLLWSPQNTVVTKQYTLLSLTKLSTRFQQGNDTPLSFYRKIRQIIDTFGSNLHIELQQRGVEFSQLFRKYEHLRTALLERMPPMETAKPQANGIIGLVNGESEIEEDKTSILEQLPVAAPSDSSALLDLLGSSDLDTEVPTAVVNNTPVTAAPVINNNDLLDLLGGLDLSSPVSAPPSFPQVQPTPQIFSPTNTSNFLVDGLLNSSPVQNEIPSLVAFDKLGLKIVFKLERPSETPDLLVINMLAQNVSSTQLTEFLFQAAVPKTFQLQMLSPSGTVIPPSGQVTQVMKVTNINKASLRMRLRISYTGESGPVLEQTEVNNFPPLAWQ
- the LOC124411242 gene encoding AP-1 complex subunit gamma-1 isoform X5, whose protein sequence is MWPYYETEDWSVLPPELNRRFNPAFNMASIKQAINEAVERVRMPAPTRLRDLIRQIRAARTAAEERTVVNKECAYIRSTFREEDSVWRCRNIAKLLYIHMLGYPAHFGQLECLKLIASPRFTDKRIGYLGAMLLLDERQDVHLLITNCLKNDLNSSTQFVIGLALCTLGAIASPEMARDLAAEVERLMKSPNAYIRKKAALCAFRIIRRVPELMEMFLPATRSLLTEKNHGVLITGVTLITEMCENSIDTLNHFKKIVPNLVRILKNLILAGYSPEHDVSGVSDPFLQVKILRLLRILGRNDVDASEAMNDILAQVATNTETSKNVGNTILYETVLSIMDIKSESGLRVLAVNILGRFLLNNDKNIRYVALNTLLKTVYVDTSAVQRHRSTILECLKDPDVSIRRRAMELSFALVNSNNIRTMMKELLLFLERADPEFKAQCSSNIVMSAERFAPNKRWHLETLFKVLVAAGNYVRDDVVACTIQLISEAQAQQGYAVCALWRALERDTADKQPLAQVATWCIGEYGDLLLYGPPSEDVEAPVNLTEDEVIDVYQRLLWSPQNTVVTKQYTLLSLTKLSTRFQQGNDTPLSFYRKIRQIIDTFGSNLHIELQQRGVEFSQLFRKYEHLRTALLERMPPMETAKPQANGIIGLVNGESEIEEDKTSILEQLPVAAPSDSSALLDLLGSSDLDTEVPTAVVNNTPVTAAPVINNNDLLDLLGGLDLSSPVSAPPSFPQVQPTPQIFSPTNTSNFLVDGLLNSSPVQNEIPSLVAFDKLGLKIVFKLERPSETPDLLVINMLAQNVSSTQLTEFLFQAAVPKTFQLQMLSPSGTVIPPSGQVTQVMKVTNINKASLRMRLRISYTGESGPVLEQTEVNNFPPLAWQ
- the LOC124411242 gene encoding AP-1 complex subunit gamma-1 isoform X6 translates to MWPYYETEDWSVLPPELNRRFNPAFNMASIKQAINEAVERVRMPAPTRLRDLIRQIRAARTAAEERTVVNKECAYIRSTFREEDSVWRCRNIAKLLYIHMLGYPAHFGQLECLKLIASPRFTDKRIGYLGAMLLLDERQDVHLLITNCLKNDLNSSTQFVIGLALCTLGAIASPEMARDLAAEVERLMKSPNAYIRKKAALCAFRIIRRVPELMEMFLPATRSLLTEKNHGVLITGVTLITEMCENSIDTLNHFKKECGHREIVPNLVRILKNLILAGYSPEHDVSGVSDPFLQVKILRLLRILGRNDVDASEAMNDILAQVATNTETSKNVGNTILYETVLSIMDIKSESGLRVLAVNILGRFLLNNDKNIRYVALNTLLKTVYVDTSAVQRHRSTILECLKDPDVSIRRRAMELSFALVNSNNIRTMMKELLLFLERADPEFKAQCSSNIVMSAERFAPNKRWHLETLFKVLVAAGNYVRDDVVACTIQLISEAQAQQGYAVCALWRALERDTADKQPLAQVATWCIGEYGDLLLYGPPSEDVEAPVNLTEDEVIDVYQRLLWSPQNTVVTKQYTLLSLTKLSTRFQQGNEKIRQIIDTFGSNLHIELQQRGVEFSQLFRKYEHLRTALLERMPPMETAKPQANGIIGLVNGESEIEEDKTSILEQLPVAAPSDSSALLDLLGSSDLDTEVPTAVVNNTPVTAAPVINNNDLLDLLGGLDLSSPVSAPPSFPQVQPTPQIFSPTNTSNFLVDGLLNSSPVQNEIPSLVAFDKLGLKIVFKLERPSETPDLLVINMLAQNVSSTQLTEFLFQAAVPKTFQLQMLSPSGTVIPPSGQVTQVMKVTNINKASLRMRLRISYTGESGPVLEQTEVNNFPPLAWQ
- the LOC124411242 gene encoding AP-1 complex subunit gamma-1 isoform X15 — its product is MWPYYETEDWSVLPPELNRRFNPAFNMASIKQAINEAVERVRMPAPTRLRDLIRQIRAARTAAEERTVVNKECAYIRSTFREEDSVWRCRNIAKLLYIHMLGYPAHFGQLECLKLIASPRFTDKRIGYLGAMLLLDERQDVHLLITNCLKNDLNSSTQFVIGLALCTLGAIASPEMARDLAAEVERLMKSPNAYIRKKAALCAFRIIRRVPELMEMFLPATRSLLTEKNHGVLITGVTLITEMCENSIDTLNHFKKIVPNLVRILKNLILAGYSPEHDVSGVSDPFLQVKILRLLRILGRNDVDASEAMNDILAQVATNTETSKNVGNTILYETVLSIMDIKSESGLRVLAVNILGRFLLNNDKNIRYVALNTLLKTVYVDTSAVQRHRSTILECLKDPDVSIRRRAMELSFALVNSNNIRTMMKELLLFLERADPEFKAQCSSNIVMSAERFAPNKRWHLETLFKVLVAAGNYVRDDVVACTIQLISEAQAQQGYAVCALWRALERDTADKQPLAQVATWCIGEYGDLLLYGPPSEDVEAPVNLTEDEVIDVYQRLLWSPQNTVVTKQYTLLSLTKLSTRFQQGNEKIRQIIDTFGSNLHIELQQRGVEFSQLFRKYEHLRTALLERMPPMETAKPQANGIIGLVNGESEIEEDKTSILEQLPVAAPSDSSALLDLLGSSDLDTEVPTAVVNNTPVTAAPVINNNDLLDLLGGLDLSSPVSAPPSFPQVQPTPQIFSPTNTSNFLVDGLLNSSPVQNEIPSLVAFDKLGLKIVFKLERPSETPDLLVINMLAQNVSSTQLTEFLFQAAVPKTFQLQMLSPSGTVIPPSGQVTQVMKVTNINKASLRMRLRISYTGESGPVLEQTEVNNFPPLAWQ
- the LOC124411242 gene encoding AP-1 complex subunit gamma-1 isoform X17, with the translated sequence MNASEHGFNPAFNMASIKQAINEAVERVRMPAPTRLRDLIRQIRAARTAAEERTVVNKECAYIRSTFREEDSVWRCRNIAKLLYIHMLGYPAHFGQLECLKLIASPRFTDKRIGYLGAMLLLDERQDVHLLITNCLKNDLNSSTQFVIGLALCTLGAIASPEMARDLAAEVERLMKSPNAYIRKKAALCAFRIIRRVPELMEMFLPATRSLLTEKNHGVLITGVTLITEMCENSIDTLNHFKKIVPNLVRILKNLILAGYSPEHDVSGVSDPFLQVKILRLLRILGRNDVDASEAMNDILAQVATNTETSKNVGNTILYETVLSIMDIKSESGLRVLAVNILGRFLLNNDKNIRYVALNTLLKTVYVDTSAVQRHRSTILECLKDPDVSIRRRAMELSFALVNSNNIRTMMKELLLFLERADPEFKAQCSSNIVMSAERFAPNKRWHLETLFKVLVAAGNYVRDDVVACTIQLISEAQAQQGYAVCALWRALERDTADKQPLAQVATWCIGEYGDLLLYGPPSEDVEAPVNLTEDEVIDVYQRLLWSPQNTVVTKQYTLLSLTKLSTRFQQGNEKIRQIIDTFGSNLHIELQQRGVEFSQLFRKYEHLRTALLERMPPMETAKPQANGIIGLVNGESEIEEDKTSILEQLPVAAPSDSSALLDLLGSSDLDTEVPTAVVNNTPVTAAPVINNNDLLDLLGGLDLSSPVSAPPSFPQVQPTPQIFSPTNTSNFLVDGLLNSSPVQNEIPSLVAFDKLGLKIVFKLERPSETPDLLVINMLAQNVSSTQLTEFLFQAAVPKTFQLQMLSPSGTVIPPSGQVTQVMKVTNINKASLRMRLRISYTGESGPVLEQTEVNNFPPLAWQ
- the LOC124411242 gene encoding AP-1 complex subunit gamma-1 isoform X14, with translation MASIKQAINEAVERVRMPAPTRLRDLIRQIRAARTAAEERTVVNKECAYIRSTFREEDSVWRCRNIAKLLYIHMLGYPAHFGQLECLKLIASPRFTDKRIGYLGAMLLLDERQDVHLLITNCLKNDLNSSTQFVIGLALCTLGAIASPEMARDLAAEVERLMKSPNAYIRKKAALCAFRIIRRVPELMEMFLPATRSLLTEKNHGVLITGVTLITEMCENSIDTLNHFKKECGHREIVPNLVRILKNLILAGYSPEHDVSGVSDPFLQVKILRLLRILGRNDVDASEAMNDILAQVATNTETSKNVGNTILYETVLSIMDIKSESGLRVLAVNILGRFLLNNDKNIRYVALNTLLKTVYVDTSAVQRHRSTILECLKDPDVSIRRRAMELSFALVNSNNIRTMMKELLLFLERADPEFKAQCSSNIVMSAERFAPNKRWHLETLFKVLVAAGNYVRDDVVACTIQLISEAQAQQGYAVCALWRALERDTADKQPLAQVATWCIGEYGDLLLYGPPSEDVEAPVNLTEDEVIDVYQRLLWSPQNTVVTKQYTLLSLTKLSTRFQQGNDTPLSFYRKIRQIIDTFGSNLHIELQQRGVEFSQLFRKYEHLRTALLERMPPMETAKPQANGIIGLVNGESEIEEDKTSILEQLPVAAPSDSSALLDLLGSSDLDTEVPTAVVNNTPVTAAPVINNNDLLDLLGGLDLSSPVSAPPSFPQVQPTPQIFSPTNTSNFLVDGLLNSSPVQNEIPSLVAFDKLGLKIVFKLERPSETPDLLVINMLAQNVSSTQLTEFLFQAAVPKTFQLQMLSPSGTVIPPSGQVTQVMKVTNINKASLRMRLRISYTGESGPVLEQTEVNNFPPLAWQ
- the LOC124411242 gene encoding AP-1 complex subunit gamma-1 isoform X13; this encodes MASIKQAINEAVERVSTVRMPAPTRLRDLIRQIRAARTAAEERTVVNKECAYIRSTFREEDSVWRCRNIAKLLYIHMLGYPAHFGQLECLKLIASPRFTDKRIGYLGAMLLLDERQDVHLLITNCLKNDLNSSTQFVIGLALCTLGAIASPEMARDLAAEVERLMKSPNAYIRKKAALCAFRIIRRVPELMEMFLPATRSLLTEKNHGVLITGVTLITEMCENSIDTLNHFKKECGHREIVPNLVRILKNLILAGYSPEHDVSGVSDPFLQVKILRLLRILGRNDVDASEAMNDILAQVATNTETSKNVGNTILYETVLSIMDIKSESGLRVLAVNILGRFLLNNDKNIRYVALNTLLKTVYVDTSAVQRHRSTILECLKDPDVSIRRRAMELSFALVNSNNIRTMMKELLLFLERADPEFKAQCSSNIVMSAERFAPNKRWHLETLFKVLVAAGNYVRDDVVACTIQLISEAQAQQGYAVCALWRALERDTADKQPLAQVATWCIGEYGDLLLYGPPSEDVEAPVNLTEDEVIDVYQRLLWSPQNTVVTKQYTLLSLTKLSTRFQQGNDTPLSFYRKIRQIIDTFGSNLHIELQQRGVEFSQLFRKYEHLRTALLERMPPMETAKPQANGIIGLVNGESEIEEDKTSILEQLPVAAPSDSSALLDLLGSSDLDTEVPTAVVNNTPVTAAPVINNNDLLDLLGGLDLSSPVSAPPSFPQVQPTPQIFSPTNTSNFLVDGLLNSSPVQNEIPSLVAFDKLGLKIVFKLERPSETPDLLVINMLAQNVSSTQLTEFLFQAAVPKTFQLQMLSPSGTVIPPSGQVTQVMKVTNINKASLRMRLRISYTGESGPVLEQTEVNNFPPLAWQ